Proteins from a genomic interval of Quercus robur chromosome 9, dhQueRobu3.1, whole genome shotgun sequence:
- the LOC126698631 gene encoding proline-rich protein 4-like: protein MRTKSFCQGAFLGSLVCFLLVVSCYAEQDQTTSGLGVPSHNEEFNTAADLDEGKFKKPIPFFKKPFPPKIPIFKKPIPHPIPVFKKPLPPPIPIVKKPFPTVPGFEKPVIPPIPIVKKPLPPFKKPSLPPLPPFKKPLPHFKKPLPIKKPLPPIPDLKKPFLDEKPIPFFKKPPIPVFKKPFPHPIPIIKKPFPPLKKPLFPPFPIHKPIVKKPIP from the exons ATGAGAACTAAATCCTTTTGTCAAGGGGCTTTTTTGGGCTCCTTGGTTTGCTTCTTGCTTGTTGTGAGTTGCTATGCTGAGCAAGACCAAACCACTTCAG GACTTGGTGTACCATCTCATAACGAAGAGTTCAATACAGCTGCAGACCTTGATGAAGGGAAATTCAAGAAACCTATTCCCTTTTTTAAGAAGCCATTCCCACCGAAAATTCCAATTTTCAAGAAGCCAATTCCTCATCCAATTCCAGTTTTTAAGAAACCACTTCCTCCACCAATTCCAATTGTTAAGAAGCCATTTCCAACAGTTCCAGGTTTCGAAAAACCAGTTATTCCACCAATTCCAATAGTAAAGAAGCCACTTCCACCCTTCAAGAAACCATCTCTTCCACCACTTCCACCTTTCAAGAAGCCACTTCCACATTTCAAGAAGCCATTACCAATTAAGAAGCCTCTCCCACCTATTCCAGATTTGAAGAAACCATTTCTTGATGAGAAACCTATTCCATTTTTTAAGAAGCCTCCAATTCCAGTATTCAAAAAGCCATTTCCCCATCCAATTCCAATAATAAAGAAGCCATTCCCACCTCTTAAGAAGCCACTCTTTCCCCCTTTCCCAATTCACAAACCAATTGTCAAGAAACCTATTccatag